Proteins encoded together in one Chitinophaga sp. LS1 window:
- the coaBC gene encoding bifunctional phosphopantothenoylcysteine decarboxylase/phosphopantothenate--cysteine ligase CoaBC: MLQGKKILLGVSASIAAYKAATIVRLLVKEGAEVKVVMTPSACDFITPLTLATLSKNEVPVTISDNSSWNNHVMLGRWADVMLIAPASANTLAKMATGLCDNLLMATYLSATCPVLFAPAMDEDMWHHPATRANVEKLLSYGHQQLPVEKGELASGLFGEGRMAEPEHIIAFLQQYFSAHQPLKGKKALVTAGPTQEPLDPVRYISNHSSGKMGIAIADALAAAGAAVTLVLGPTHLSPKHPGVHTLRVVTAADMFNSSANHFANSNIVVMAAAVADYRPKQVADIKIKKGAGDEMTLELEKTTDILRTLGGQRPAGQVLVGFSLETNNEKEYALKKLHEKNLDLVVMNSLNDAGAGFNHDTNKVTLFDRQGTATELPLKSKQEVAEDIVKAITAMIGLQ; the protein is encoded by the coding sequence ATGTTGCAAGGAAAAAAAATACTATTGGGTGTGTCCGCAAGTATAGCCGCTTACAAAGCTGCTACCATCGTGCGGTTGCTGGTAAAGGAAGGAGCTGAAGTAAAGGTGGTGATGACACCATCTGCCTGTGATTTTATCACCCCGCTCACATTGGCGACCTTATCGAAAAATGAGGTGCCTGTGACCATCAGTGATAACTCAAGCTGGAACAACCACGTCATGCTGGGCCGCTGGGCCGACGTGATGCTCATAGCCCCCGCTTCGGCCAATACCCTGGCCAAGATGGCTACAGGGCTCTGTGATAACCTCCTGATGGCCACCTACCTCTCGGCCACCTGTCCTGTACTTTTTGCACCTGCCATGGACGAAGATATGTGGCACCATCCTGCCACCCGTGCCAATGTGGAAAAACTGCTTTCTTACGGTCACCAGCAACTGCCGGTTGAAAAGGGAGAGCTGGCCAGTGGCCTCTTTGGCGAAGGAAGAATGGCTGAACCTGAACATATTATCGCCTTCCTGCAACAATATTTTAGCGCCCATCAACCCCTGAAAGGAAAAAAAGCACTGGTAACTGCAGGGCCTACACAAGAACCACTGGACCCTGTTCGTTATATCAGTAACCATTCCAGTGGTAAAATGGGAATCGCCATTGCCGATGCGCTGGCAGCTGCGGGAGCAGCCGTAACTTTGGTGCTGGGACCTACCCACCTGTCCCCCAAACATCCGGGTGTGCATACACTCAGGGTCGTGACGGCAGCGGATATGTTCAATAGCAGTGCAAACCATTTTGCCAACAGTAATATCGTTGTAATGGCCGCCGCTGTAGCAGACTATCGTCCTAAACAGGTAGCCGACATTAAGATCAAGAAAGGCGCCGGCGACGAAATGACCCTGGAACTGGAAAAGACTACCGACATTCTGCGTACCCTGGGTGGGCAGCGACCTGCCGGTCAGGTACTTGTAGGCTTCTCGCTGGAAACCAACAACGAAAAGGAATATGCACTGAAAAAACTGCATGAGAAAAACCTGGACCTCGTCGTGATGAATTCCCTCAATGATGCAGGCGCCGGTTTCAATCATGATACTAATAAAGTAACGCTGTTTGACAGGCAGGGCACCGCAACCGAATTACCGCTCAAATCCAAGCAGGAAGTAGCGGAGGATATTGTGAAGGCCATTACTGCCATGATCGGACTGCAATGA
- the mraZ gene encoding division/cell wall cluster transcriptional repressor MraZ, with product MLENGIQGLSPPSMTGFLGEYEATLDAKGRFLLPAGFKKQLAEGAGEQFVINRGFEKCLSLYPMNEWQPIFEKISKLNDFDPKVREFRRYFLNGATICELDSAGRLLVPKNLMAYASLDKEIVLSAASNKIEIWDKTKYQEFFENFSPGAFSDLAMQVMGGGDNNISI from the coding sequence GTGTTAGAAAATGGAATTCAAGGACTTTCGCCCCCAAGTATGACAGGTTTTCTGGGAGAATATGAAGCAACGCTTGACGCAAAAGGACGCTTTCTCCTTCCCGCTGGCTTTAAAAAGCAGCTGGCAGAAGGCGCCGGGGAACAGTTTGTCATCAACCGAGGGTTTGAAAAATGTCTGTCCTTGTATCCCATGAACGAATGGCAACCAATTTTCGAAAAGATCAGTAAGCTGAACGATTTCGATCCGAAAGTAAGGGAATTCCGCCGCTACTTTCTAAACGGAGCCACCATTTGTGAACTGGATAGTGCAGGCAGATTATTGGTGCCAAAAAACCTGATGGCTTATGCATCGCTCGATAAAGAGATCGTGCTTTCAGCAGCCAGCAACAAGATTGAAATCTGGGATAAAACAAAATACCAGGAGTTCTTTGAAAATTTCTCACCAGGAGCCTTCAGTGACCTTGCAATGCAGGTCATGGGAGGTGGAGATAACAATATTTCGATTTAA
- the mraY gene encoding phospho-N-acetylmuramoyl-pentapeptide-transferase, with product MFQFITFRVTMALLLSLVISLLLGKSIVKFLQKKQIGETIRDLGLAGENSKKGTPTMGGLIILAAIVIPTLLFAQVKTVYIWLMLLCTVWLGLIGFLDDYIKVFKKNKEGLAGKFKILGQVGLGIIIGSTLYFNENVVISREIIGAKKLAPYERVVAKSERVTKEGHRFADVKTPITSIPFVKNHEFNYAKLISWIPGAEKYTYVLYILIVIIIITAVSNGANLTDGLDGLATGVSAVIGVCLGIFAYVSGNIQFAEYLNIMYIPNLGELSIFIAAFVGACVGFLWYNAYPAQVFMGDTGSLALGGIIASLAIIVRKELLIPIFCGVFLVENLSVVLQVSYFKYTKKKYGEGKRIFLMSPLHHHYQKLGYHESKIAVRFWIITIMCAVVSIATLKIR from the coding sequence ATGTTTCAATTCATCACGTTCCGTGTGACAATGGCGTTACTGTTATCCCTGGTAATCTCTCTCTTGTTAGGTAAAAGTATTGTAAAATTCCTCCAGAAAAAACAGATCGGGGAAACCATCCGTGACCTCGGCCTGGCAGGTGAGAACAGTAAGAAAGGCACCCCTACCATGGGTGGTCTTATCATCCTGGCAGCTATCGTTATTCCTACCCTGCTGTTCGCACAGGTAAAAACCGTTTACATCTGGCTCATGTTGCTCTGCACCGTTTGGCTGGGCCTGATCGGTTTCCTGGACGATTATATCAAGGTATTCAAAAAGAACAAAGAAGGTCTGGCCGGTAAGTTCAAGATCCTGGGCCAGGTTGGTTTAGGTATCATCATTGGCAGCACTTTGTATTTCAATGAAAACGTAGTGATCTCCCGCGAGATCATTGGCGCGAAGAAACTCGCCCCCTACGAAAGAGTAGTGGCCAAATCGGAAAGAGTGACGAAAGAAGGACATCGCTTTGCGGATGTGAAGACGCCGATCACTTCTATCCCATTTGTAAAGAACCATGAATTCAACTACGCCAAACTGATCTCCTGGATCCCTGGCGCAGAGAAATATACTTACGTCCTCTATATCCTCATCGTGATCATCATCATAACGGCAGTGTCCAATGGTGCAAATCTCACAGATGGATTAGATGGCTTGGCCACGGGTGTATCTGCGGTCATAGGCGTTTGTCTCGGCATATTCGCCTATGTATCCGGTAATATTCAGTTCGCCGAATACCTGAATATCATGTACATCCCTAACCTGGGTGAACTGTCCATATTCATTGCTGCCTTTGTAGGTGCCTGTGTAGGTTTCCTCTGGTACAATGCTTATCCTGCACAGGTGTTCATGGGCGATACAGGTAGTCTGGCTTTGGGAGGCATCATCGCTTCCCTGGCTATCATTGTAAGAAAAGAATTATTGATACCAATTTTCTGTGGTGTATTCCTGGTAGAAAATCTGAGCGTAGTATTACAGGTCTCCTACTTTAAGTATACCAAGAAAAAATATGGTGAAGGCAAGCGCATATTTCTGATGTCTCCACTTCACCACCATTACCAGAAGCTAGGTTACCATGAAAGTAAAATAGCAGTAAGGTTCTGGATCATAACAATCATGTGTGCAGTAGTTAGTATTGCAACATTAAAAATCAGATAA
- a CDS encoding UDP-N-acetylmuramoyl-L-alanyl-D-glutamate--2,6-diaminopimelate ligase: MKTLRDILYNVNIVAVKGSTDTAVNALNIDSRAIRPGDAFIAIRGVHADGHLFIDKAVQQGAAVVICEDLPAQTADNVVYVQVSSSATAAGVIAGNFYDNPSHKVQLVGVTGTNGKTTIATLLFKLFSALGYHCGMLSTVQNQIGDRIVPSTHTTPDPIHLNALLADMVTDGCDYVFMEVSSHAIHQQRIAGLKFAGGIFSNITHDHLDYHKTFDEYIRVKKSWFDGLPATAFALTNLDDKRGNVMLQNTKAKKQTYSLRTVADFKGKILENNLTGLIMMINETEVHFRLIGEFNAYNLLAVYGAATLLGQDKARILQALSDLSGAEGRFDYIVSPNQRIIGIVDYAHTPDALLNVLATIKNLRKGNEQVITVVGCGGDRDTAKRPVMAEVAVERSDRVILTSDNPRSEDPNEIIRQMEAGVPVNLKKKVLSITDRKEAIKTAISLANPEDIILIAGKGHEKYQEIQGVKHPFDDKQVLDEMMRLMEK; this comes from the coding sequence ATGAAAACATTGCGTGACATATTATATAATGTAAACATCGTGGCTGTAAAAGGGTCAACCGATACCGCCGTGAATGCACTGAACATCGACTCCAGAGCCATCAGGCCTGGAGATGCTTTCATTGCAATCAGAGGTGTACATGCTGATGGTCACCTCTTCATTGACAAAGCTGTACAACAGGGTGCCGCTGTCGTGATCTGTGAAGACCTGCCTGCACAAACTGCCGACAACGTAGTCTATGTTCAGGTTAGCAGCAGCGCTACCGCCGCTGGTGTAATAGCAGGTAACTTCTACGACAACCCATCTCACAAGGTGCAACTCGTAGGCGTAACCGGTACCAATGGTAAAACGACCATCGCTACCCTCCTGTTCAAACTATTCAGTGCGCTCGGCTACCATTGCGGAATGCTCTCCACCGTACAGAACCAGATCGGTGACAGGATCGTTCCTTCTACCCATACCACCCCGGATCCCATTCACCTGAATGCACTCCTGGCAGATATGGTCACTGATGGTTGTGACTACGTGTTCATGGAAGTAAGCTCTCACGCTATTCACCAACAAAGAATAGCAGGGCTGAAATTTGCCGGAGGCATCTTCAGCAATATCACCCACGATCACCTGGACTATCACAAAACCTTCGACGAATACATCAGGGTAAAGAAATCCTGGTTCGATGGTTTGCCAGCTACAGCATTCGCCCTCACTAACCTCGACGACAAAAGAGGCAATGTGATGCTGCAGAACACCAAAGCGAAAAAACAAACTTATAGCCTGCGCACCGTTGCTGACTTTAAGGGAAAAATATTGGAGAATAACCTCACTGGCCTGATCATGATGATCAATGAGACAGAAGTACACTTCCGCCTCATCGGTGAGTTCAATGCATATAACCTGCTGGCCGTATACGGAGCCGCTACCCTGCTCGGTCAGGACAAAGCCCGCATATTACAGGCACTCAGTGATCTGTCAGGTGCTGAAGGACGTTTCGATTACATCGTGTCTCCCAATCAGCGCATCATCGGTATCGTGGATTATGCACATACCCCCGATGCTTTGCTCAATGTGCTGGCGACTATCAAAAACCTGCGCAAAGGCAACGAACAAGTCATTACAGTAGTAGGTTGCGGCGGCGACCGTGACACAGCAAAACGCCCTGTGATGGCCGAAGTAGCAGTAGAACGCAGTGATAGAGTGATCCTTACCTCCGATAATCCCCGTTCAGAAGATCCGAACGAAATTATCAGACAAATGGAAGCCGGTGTACCCGTAAATCTTAAAAAGAAAGTACTGTCTATCACCGACCGTAAAGAAGCGATCAAAACAGCTATCAGCCTCGCAAATCCTGAAGACATCATTCTCATAGCTGGTAAAGGCCATGAGAAATACCAGGAAATACAAGGCGTGAAACATCCTTTTGACGACAAACAGGTGCTGGATGAGATGATGCGGTTGATGGAGAAATAA
- a CDS encoding penicillin-binding protein, which produces MEVKKDILWRVYLCFIGMVLFGVAIIIKVFFLQNVEGNYWRSMADSLHTRYVTLDADRGTIYSEEGRMLSTSIPYFDVRVDFAADGLTDKNGKIFKDNVDSLSICLSKTFQDHTPLEYKNILREGYKNKDRYFLLKRDISFTQYQLLRQFPMFRLGKNKGGLIAETKNKRINPFKLLANRTIGLSRQNAQNVGLERTYDNYLSGTTGKRLMRRIAGGTFVPVEGYDIEPENGHDVITTIDVNMQDIVETALMNMMVANEADNGTCILMEVKTGKIKAIANLGRQPDGSYFEDMNYALRATEPGSTFKLATVISVLDDKYATMNNMVNLQEGKWQIGRRTVFDSEPHPGQTNVTIKHAFELSSNVGMAKLAYQFYNKKPNDFVWHLRKLKLDKPTGIDLVGEDQPVIKTTASRTWSATSLPWMAFGYEVLISPLQTCMLYNAVANNGKMMKPYLVNSINEYGKSVKTFEPEIVMDSICSSNTLAQVKAMLEGVVMNGTARSLWSSYYSFAGKTGTALVANANRGYADKIYQSSFAGYFPAKDPQFTCVVVIKNKPHAAKFYGASVAGPVFREVADKLYAIAVEKQQPMRANLMLDTLLAFKNSKARDWKEITTALDLPVEGDVNNNNWVSAKVTDKKVNFAQVTQAKGSVPNVTGMGLKDALYLLENAGLRVVVRGAGKVTNQSIPGGTQLEKNQTIVIELS; this is translated from the coding sequence GTGGAAGTAAAGAAAGACATATTGTGGAGAGTGTATCTGTGCTTTATCGGCATGGTGCTGTTTGGTGTGGCTATAATTATAAAGGTGTTCTTTCTCCAGAACGTTGAAGGAAATTACTGGCGAAGCATGGCAGACAGCCTGCACACCCGCTACGTAACCCTCGACGCAGACCGGGGTACCATCTACTCCGAAGAAGGCAGGATGTTATCAACATCCATCCCCTACTTCGATGTAAGAGTCGATTTCGCAGCAGATGGGCTCACCGATAAAAATGGAAAGATCTTCAAGGACAATGTTGACTCATTGTCCATTTGTCTTTCAAAGACTTTTCAGGACCACACCCCGCTGGAGTATAAAAATATCCTCCGCGAAGGCTATAAAAACAAAGACAGATACTTTCTCCTGAAAAGAGATATCTCGTTTACCCAGTATCAGCTCCTCCGACAATTTCCCATGTTCAGACTAGGGAAAAATAAAGGAGGCCTGATCGCGGAAACAAAAAACAAACGCATTAACCCCTTCAAACTGCTGGCTAACAGAACCATCGGTTTGAGCAGGCAAAATGCACAGAACGTAGGTCTCGAAAGGACCTACGATAACTATTTAAGCGGTACCACCGGTAAAAGACTGATGCGCCGCATCGCTGGCGGTACTTTCGTCCCCGTCGAAGGTTATGATATTGAACCCGAAAACGGGCACGATGTGATCACCACCATCGACGTAAACATGCAGGATATCGTTGAAACCGCCCTCATGAACATGATGGTCGCCAACGAAGCAGATAACGGTACCTGCATCCTGATGGAAGTGAAAACCGGCAAGATCAAAGCAATCGCCAACCTGGGCAGACAACCAGATGGCAGCTATTTCGAGGATATGAACTATGCCCTCAGAGCAACAGAGCCCGGCTCTACGTTCAAACTGGCTACCGTCATCTCCGTACTCGACGACAAATACGCCACCATGAACAACATGGTGAACCTGCAGGAAGGTAAGTGGCAGATTGGACGCAGAACCGTATTTGACTCCGAACCACACCCAGGCCAGACAAACGTAACTATTAAACACGCGTTCGAACTGAGCTCTAATGTGGGAATGGCAAAACTGGCCTATCAGTTCTATAATAAAAAACCAAACGACTTCGTCTGGCACCTGAGAAAACTCAAGCTCGACAAGCCAACCGGTATAGACCTCGTAGGTGAAGACCAACCGGTCATCAAAACCACCGCCAGCAGAACATGGAGCGCTACCAGCCTTCCATGGATGGCTTTCGGTTACGAAGTATTAATAAGCCCGTTGCAAACCTGCATGCTCTACAACGCAGTAGCTAACAACGGTAAAATGATGAAGCCTTACCTGGTGAACTCCATTAATGAATATGGTAAATCAGTTAAGACCTTCGAACCTGAAATCGTAATGGATAGCATCTGCTCTTCCAATACACTGGCACAGGTAAAAGCAATGTTGGAAGGAGTCGTAATGAATGGAACGGCCAGATCATTGTGGTCATCATATTACAGCTTTGCCGGTAAAACCGGTACCGCCCTGGTAGCGAATGCTAACCGGGGTTATGCCGATAAAATATACCAGTCCTCTTTCGCAGGATATTTTCCTGCCAAAGACCCGCAGTTCACCTGTGTTGTGGTTATCAAAAACAAACCACATGCAGCTAAGTTCTACGGCGCCTCTGTAGCAGGACCCGTTTTTCGCGAAGTTGCAGACAAACTGTATGCGATCGCTGTTGAAAAACAACAACCTATGCGTGCTAACCTGATGCTGGATACATTGCTGGCATTCAAAAACAGTAAAGCCCGTGATTGGAAAGAAATCACTACCGCACTGGATCTACCCGTTGAAGGCGATGTGAATAACAACAATTGGGTAAGCGCAAAGGTGACTGACAAAAAGGTAAACTTTGCACAGGTAACGCAGGCAAAAGGTAGCGTACCCAATGTAACAGGAATGGGATTAAAGGATGCTTTGTACCTCCTCGAGAATGCCGGTTTACGTGTGGTGGTAAGAGGTGCTGGTAAAGTCACCAACCAATCCATTCCAGGTGGTACACAATTAGAAAAAAATCAAACGATAGTCATAGAACTGAGTTAA
- the rsmH gene encoding 16S rRNA (cytosine(1402)-N(4))-methyltransferase RsmH, translating into MGEASQYHLPVLLNEVVSHLQINPEGTYVDATFGGGGHSRAILEQLNENGRLIVFDQDEDAYNNRIEDPRVTFVQQNFRHLQRFLKLYKVPPVDGLLADLGVSSWQFDTAERGFSIRFDGDLDMRMDKRTTLTAAALLQSYSEQELHLLFQNYGEVTNARTLAKTIVTERKARPMRTINEFKSVIQPIVKGNPQKYLAQVFQALRIAVNDELGALKDLLTQATEVLKPGGKLAIITFHSLEDRLVKNFMKTGQFEVQDDPFSFTTPPKLYRLDTKKPVTAGPEELKRNSRSRSAKLRVAEKL; encoded by the coding sequence ATGGGAGAAGCGTCACAATATCACCTACCCGTTCTGCTGAATGAAGTGGTCAGTCATCTGCAAATCAATCCCGAAGGGACTTACGTAGATGCCACTTTTGGAGGCGGCGGTCATTCCAGAGCCATTCTGGAACAACTGAACGAAAACGGAAGGCTCATCGTGTTTGATCAGGACGAAGATGCTTATAATAACCGGATAGAAGACCCAAGGGTCACTTTTGTACAACAAAACTTCAGACACCTGCAAAGGTTCCTTAAACTGTACAAAGTTCCTCCGGTTGACGGCCTCCTCGCAGATCTGGGCGTTTCATCATGGCAGTTCGATACAGCAGAAAGAGGATTTAGTATCCGGTTCGACGGAGATCTGGATATGCGCATGGACAAAAGAACAACCCTCACAGCAGCAGCGCTGCTACAATCCTACTCAGAACAGGAATTACACCTCCTGTTCCAGAACTACGGAGAAGTAACCAACGCACGCACACTGGCTAAAACAATAGTCACAGAGCGAAAAGCCCGCCCAATGAGGACTATTAACGAGTTCAAATCCGTTATTCAGCCAATCGTAAAAGGCAATCCGCAGAAATACCTCGCACAGGTATTCCAGGCACTCAGGATCGCCGTCAACGACGAACTGGGCGCCCTGAAAGATTTGCTCACACAAGCAACGGAAGTATTAAAACCGGGCGGTAAACTGGCTATCATAACTTTCCATTCACTGGAAGACAGACTGGTGAAGAACTTTATGAAAACAGGACAATTTGAGGTGCAGGACGATCCATTTTCTTTTACCACACCCCCCAAATTGTACCGGTTAGATACAAAAAAACCAGTCACCGCTGGCCCCGAAGAATTAAAACGTAATTCCCGGTCCCGCAGCGCAAAACTAAGGGTAGCCGAAAAGTTATAA
- a CDS encoding FtsL-like putative cell division protein, which yields MEQEEHIPVAELPDEPEQKREWRLRINYAAITQNMPFILFLSALALIYIANSHLAEKKIRQINKLGREIKELKWEYLNVKSELMFRSKMSEVSKSVEPWGLKPLSSPPQKIVLKKQ from the coding sequence TTGGAACAGGAAGAACATATACCAGTCGCAGAATTACCGGATGAACCGGAACAGAAAAGAGAATGGCGCCTGCGTATCAATTACGCAGCCATCACGCAAAATATGCCCTTTATACTGTTCCTTTCCGCACTCGCACTGATCTATATCGCTAATAGTCACCTGGCTGAAAAAAAAATCCGCCAGATCAACAAACTGGGACGTGAGATCAAAGAGCTGAAATGGGAATACCTCAATGTGAAAAGTGAATTGATGTTCCGTAGCAAAATGAGTGAAGTCAGCAAATCAGTGGAACCATGGGGCCTCAAGCCGCTAAGTTCCCCACCCCAAAAAATCGTACTGAAGAAACAGTAA
- the murD gene encoding UDP-N-acetylmuramoyl-L-alanine--D-glutamate ligase, giving the protein MTKKLIILGAGESGIGAALLGKQQGYDVFVSDGGTIKDIYKQELAVNSIPFEEGQHSWDVILGADEIVKSPGIPEKTELMKKIRAKGVPVISEIELAYRFSKDAKIIAITGSNGKSTTTALTFHIFETAGLNAAMVGNIGLSYARVVATAPADYYIVEVSSFQLDDIVEFKPNVAILLNITPDHLDRYDYKMENYVASKFRITMNQGPEDFFVYCKDDQEINNYLKKQTIYSTSIPFTIMEPLKQGGFMVNDQVNIQVNDEPVIVSMYDLALKGKHNLYNSMAAGIAGRTMEIRKEKIRESLTSFKSLEHRMEYVATVRGVDFINDSKATNVNSLWFALESMETPVVLIMGGVDKGNDYSAIRDLVKEKVKAIICLGIDNAPIQDALSKDTPVMVDTRSMKEAVEAAFQHAEKGDVVLLSPACASFDLFKNYEDRGKQFKEAVREL; this is encoded by the coding sequence ATGACAAAGAAACTCATCATACTCGGAGCCGGTGAAAGCGGAATTGGTGCAGCCCTGTTAGGCAAGCAACAGGGGTATGATGTATTCGTGTCAGATGGTGGAACCATCAAGGATATTTATAAACAGGAACTCGCTGTAAATTCTATTCCTTTCGAGGAAGGACAGCATTCCTGGGATGTGATTTTAGGTGCCGATGAAATTGTTAAGAGCCCTGGCATTCCTGAAAAAACGGAACTGATGAAAAAGATCCGTGCGAAGGGAGTACCAGTGATCTCTGAAATCGAGCTCGCTTACAGGTTTAGCAAAGACGCTAAAATTATCGCCATCACTGGTAGCAATGGAAAGAGCACTACTACAGCGCTCACCTTCCACATCTTTGAGACAGCTGGTCTCAACGCCGCTATGGTAGGTAATATTGGTCTGAGTTATGCCCGTGTAGTGGCTACCGCACCGGCTGATTATTACATCGTCGAAGTAAGTAGTTTTCAACTCGACGATATTGTGGAGTTCAAGCCCAACGTGGCCATTCTGCTGAATATCACACCAGATCATCTGGATAGATATGACTACAAAATGGAGAACTATGTGGCGTCAAAATTCCGCATAACGATGAATCAGGGACCGGAAGATTTCTTTGTGTATTGCAAAGACGATCAGGAGATTAACAATTATTTGAAGAAGCAAACTATTTATTCAACATCAATACCCTTTACTATCATGGAACCGTTAAAGCAAGGAGGATTTATGGTAAACGATCAGGTAAACATTCAGGTTAATGATGAACCAGTTATCGTATCAATGTATGATCTCGCGCTTAAGGGCAAGCACAACTTGTACAATTCCATGGCAGCGGGTATTGCTGGTAGGACCATGGAGATAAGGAAAGAAAAAATTCGGGAGAGCCTGACTTCGTTCAAGAGTCTGGAGCACCGTATGGAGTACGTTGCCACTGTGCGTGGAGTGGATTTCATCAATGATAGTAAAGCTACCAATGTAAACTCCCTGTGGTTTGCACTGGAGAGCATGGAAACCCCGGTAGTGCTGATTATGGGAGGTGTGGACAAAGGAAATGATTATAGCGCTATCAGGGACCTGGTAAAAGAAAAAGTAAAAGCAATTATCTGCCTGGGTATAGACAATGCACCGATTCAGGATGCGTTATCAAAAGATACACCGGTAATGGTTGATACACGCAGTATGAAGGAAGCTGTGGAAGCAGCTTTTCAACATGCAGAAAAAGGTGATGTAGTTTTGCTTTCTCCGGCTTGTGCGAGCTTCGATCTGTTCAAGAACTACGAGGACAGAGGCAAGCAGTTCAAAGAAGCCGTGAGGGAACTATAA
- a CDS encoding outer membrane protein assembly factor BamD, with protein sequence MQKFSFFISLLVIVFASSCNMELRKIEKSKDYEAKLAYANKMYEKKKYMTAQSLYESLFQVYKGTEKYEPIYYNYCYCSYKLKDYVQAGFYFKNYLDNFPNSPRAVEMDYMQAYCYYKQSPKIPLDQANTIKAISAMQTFINNYPTSDKVAEGNLVIELCRQKLERKEYNNAELYYNLGYYKAAAISFKSLMRNYPDSDKSDGYKYMAIKAYFKYAEHSIWDKQKERYEDVVAEYLDFADHYSSSHLKPDAEKWYTLAQSNIKDIDNLNAPVSKKQERKKAKATKNAKETNNTLNNINNQ encoded by the coding sequence ATGCAGAAATTTTCTTTTTTTATCAGTCTCTTAGTAATTGTTTTCGCATCGTCCTGTAATATGGAGCTGCGCAAGATCGAAAAAAGCAAGGATTACGAAGCCAAACTGGCTTACGCGAACAAAATGTACGAGAAAAAGAAGTACATGACCGCGCAGTCCCTGTATGAATCCCTGTTCCAGGTTTACAAGGGAACGGAGAAATATGAGCCGATTTATTACAACTATTGCTATTGCTCTTATAAACTAAAGGATTATGTTCAGGCAGGGTTTTACTTTAAAAACTACCTTGACAACTTCCCTAACAGTCCAAGAGCAGTAGAGATGGATTATATGCAGGCTTATTGCTACTACAAGCAATCTCCAAAAATCCCACTGGACCAGGCGAATACCATCAAAGCCATTTCTGCCATGCAGACCTTTATCAACAACTATCCAACCTCCGACAAGGTGGCTGAAGGTAACCTGGTGATCGAGCTGTGCCGTCAGAAACTGGAAAGGAAAGAATATAATAACGCAGAATTGTACTACAACCTGGGTTATTATAAAGCTGCCGCTATCAGCTTCAAAAGTCTGATGCGCAACTATCCTGATTCCGACAAGAGCGATGGATATAAGTACATGGCTATCAAAGCTTATTTCAAGTATGCCGAACACAGCATATGGGATAAGCAGAAAGAGCGCTATGAAGACGTGGTAGCTGAGTACCTGGACTTCGCCGACCATTATTCTTCCAGCCATCTGAAGCCAGATGCCGAAAAATGGTATACCTTAGCACAAAGCAATATCAAGGATATAGATAATCTGAACGCACCGGTTAGTAAGAAACAGGAAAGGAAGAAAGCGAAAGCAACCAAAAATGCGAAGGAAACAAACAATACCCTTAACAATATTAATAATCAATAA
- a CDS encoding DNA-directed RNA polymerase subunit omega: MSKIKRGLTSSLNPMVETKNTTEIKGKTGNLYESIAVIAKRANQINISVKEELHSKLEEFASHTDNLEEVHENKEQIEISRFYERMANPAIQATMEFLEDKIYFRRNDDDLYS, translated from the coding sequence ATGAGCAAAATAAAAAGAGGTCTTACCAGCAGTCTTAATCCAATGGTAGAAACTAAAAATACTACCGAGATCAAAGGCAAAACTGGCAACCTGTATGAATCCATTGCAGTAATCGCTAAACGCGCCAATCAGATCAACATATCTGTGAAGGAAGAGCTGCACTCTAAACTGGAAGAATTTGCAAGTCATACAGACAACCTGGAGGAAGTGCATGAGAATAAAGAACAGATCGAAATCTCCCGTTTCTATGAGAGGATGGCAAACCCTGCTATCCAGGCTACCATGGAATTCCTGGAAGACAAGATCTACTTCAGAAGAAATGATGATGACCTGTACAGCTAA